In Pedosphaera parvula Ellin514, the sequence CAATGCGAACTTTTTTCGGGCTTTTGGGATGACGAATGCCTCCGGCCCGCTGATCGTCAGCACCCCAGCTTTCAGTCCGGGTGGGGGTGCATACTCGATGCCGCAAAATGTGATTATTTCCTGCTCAACGCCTCTCGTTTCGATTTATTATACAACAAACGGCGCAACGCCGACGACCAGCGACATTTACATTCCCTCCGGCGGTACGGTGTTTCTCAGTTCCATAGTCACCCTGAAGGCCAAGGCTTTTCGTTCCGGCTACGTGGACAGCGGCGTTGCCAGCGCGACTTACCAGATCAACTCTCCCCCGCTTGTCAGCGCGGGGCCGCAGCAGATCATCACCAGCGCAAGCACCACCCTTCAAGGATACGTCACTGACGACGGCCTGCCGACCGGCCACACTCTAACCAAGACTTGGAGCAAGGTGAGCGGACCAGGCACCGTGACGTTTGGAAACGCCAGCCAGACAAACACGACGGCGACTTTCGGGGCCGATGGCGTTTATGTGCTCCAACTGGTTGGCGGCGACAGCCAGTACAACGTGACCAATAATGTCACGATTGCCGTCAACCCCACAGTATCCGTTTCTCTTAACACCCCGGCGGACGGTTCCATTTACACCGTCCCGACCAACTTCACCCTGTCCGCCACCGCCGCTTGCGGCAGCGGCTCTGTGACCCAGGTGGCGTTTTATGCGAATAGCACTTTGATTGGAACGAGCACGACCCCGCCGTACCTTTTCGACTGGAAAAGCGTTTCGGCTGGAACACTGGCTTTGACGGCGGTGGCCTACACGACCGACCCGGCCAATACCGGGTTGGCCTCATCGCCGGTGACAGTGACGGTGAACTGGCCGACCAATGTGGGGCAGGTTACGTTTGCCTCGACTGAATTGCAGGTTCCAGCGGCAGGGCTGCCCATCACGATCAACCGTCTTTACGACACGCGCTTTGCCACCAACGGCTCCTTCGGTTACAATGGGAAATTGGATTACGAGCAGGTCAACATCCAAACATCAGGCCCGTTGTCCACCGGCTGGCTGGGGAAGCGCAGCGGGTTGACGTATTACGTCGCAGACACCGCGCAGCATGTTGTCACGGTAAGTCTTAGCCCCAGCGAACAATATTCATTTATTCCGCAAATTATTTTCGTCCTGAGCGGAACCAGCACCATAAACGCCTCCCAGGTGCCGACCTGCTACAATGCCTACAAGGTCAAGCTGGCTTTCATCCCCGTTGGGCAGGGGCAGTTGACGGTGTCCGGGCCTTCGCCCAGCAGGGTTGGCATGGATGACGGCTTGTCCGGCTGGACGGTGCCTCTCACCGTGACCCGATATGATAGTTTCGGTTTTCCCACCAGCAACTACGAACCCGCCTTCTCGGATTTCACGTTCACCGCACCCGATGGCACGAAATACAATTTTGATGGCAACGGCAATCTCAGCCAGCACACCGACCGCAATGGTAATTACCTGCAATACGGGTATGGCGGAATCGTTCATTCCAGCGGGAAGCAGGTTTTGTTTGATCGCGACCCGACCAGCGGCAATGTCACGGCGATTTACGACCCCAACTCGCAGGATGGTTTCGGGGGCATCACCGGCCCCGCTGCGGTGACGTATGGGTATGACGCGCTCGGCAACCTAACCAACGTAAGCCGGTTGGTGGATCGCGTGGCGACCAATTACAATACCACCGCGTATGCCTACACGAACGCAAGTTTTTCAAACAATGTTACGGCCATCACCGACCCGCGCGGCATTGTCGCTTCCCGCTATGAATATGACGCGAGCGGACGGTTGACCAAGCAGTATGACGCATTCGGGCACTTTACCATTTTCAGCTACGATACGGTCACTCATCGTCAGGTTGTGGTTGACCGGCTGGGCAACACGACGGTGCAAAATTTTACTGCTTCCGGCCTGCTCGCCAGCTTGCAGGACGCGGCAGGTGGAGTGACTGCTTACGCTTACGACCAACAGGGGCGCAAAATCGCGCAAACCAATGCCCTTGGACAGGTCACCACCTACAGCTACGACAGCAACGATAACGTGACGGGCGTCACCACCCCCATCGGTAGTTCTTCCAGCGCTACATATAATAGCTTTGGTGAGCCGCTGGTGGCCATTGACGATCTTGGCAACGGCACCACCAATGTGTATGACGTCAATGGCAATTTGTTGCTGGTGACGAATGCGCTGAATATCGTGACGGCTTACGGCTATGACAGCCAGGGCAATACGATCACCGAGACCAACGCGCTCGGTTTGCCCGAACAAGTACTCGTTACCAACGCGTATGACCAATTTGGCAACCTCACCAACACCACAACGCTCAACGTGCAGCTTTCCGTTCTTAACTCGGTCGGCTACACGTATGATGCCAATGGCAACAAGCTGACGCAAACCACGACCCGAACGGCTTCCGGGAGCACGCAAACTATATTGATGCAGTGGAATTACGACGCCGCCAATCGCATAACGGCTACGGTGGATACGCTGAACAACACCAACTTCACCGTTTATAATGGCATCGGAAAGCAAGCGCAAACCGTGGACGCCCTTAATCACACCAATCTGCTTTATTACGATGCCAACGGCTTATTGACAAACGCCACCTATGCGGATGGCCTGTCTGAAACCATCGCCTACGATGCCGAGCAACGCATAGTAGCCAGCACGGATCTCTGTGGGCGAGCGACTACCTACACTTATGACGCGGTTGGTCACCTCATACAGACCACTTATCCCGACGGCAGCTATGTTGCCAGTAGCTATGACTTGGCAGGTCAATTCAAATATTCCACGATGACCACACCATCAGCAGGAATGTTACCGTCAACGACGATCACCACCGCCAAATATGGTTACGATTCGGCAGGGCGGCGGATTGCAATGACTAATGCCCTCTATCAAGTGACGCGCTTTGCGTATGATGCGAATGGGAACCAGACCAATATCGTTGACGCTCTGAACCACACCAATTCGCTGGTGTATGACGCGCTCAACCGTCAAAGCGCGATGATCTATTCCGATGGCACGAGGGAAAGCTATGGCTTTGACGGCCTTGCTCGAAAGACAGCCGTCACCAATCAGGCGGGCATCGTCACGCTGTTTGGCTTTGATGCTCTTGGACACCTGACAGCGGTAACCAACAATTTTGGCGGTGCGGCTCAGGCCGTCACCAAATATGTGTATGATGAAGTCGGCAATCTGGTCCAACAGATCGACGCGCTCAATCACACGAATTTGTTCGATTACGACAACCTGGGCAGGCGCACGAAACAAACTTTGCCTGGAAATCAGATTTCTTTATTCAGCTACGATGCCGTGGGTAATCTGATTCGGGAGACCAATTTCAACGGTGTGGTCATTACCAACCAATACGACGCTCTCAATCGCCTCACCAACAAATCATCTGCGGGCGGCTATAAAATAACCTTTGCCTATTCACCAACCGGGCAGCGCACGAACATGGTGGATGCCAGTGGCACGAACAGTTATACGTATGACAGCCGTGGACGCTTGCTGACCAAGATCACGCCGCAAGGAACGCTGACCTACACTTACGACGGCTACGGCAACTTGGCGACGATTCAATCCTCAACTGCTGGCGGCACGTTACTGTCGTATGGGTATGATATTTTGAACCGATTAACGAACGTCGTGGATCGCTTCACCAACTCGACGGTTTACAATTTCGACGTTGTTGGAAATTTGCAGACGGTTCAGTTGCCCAACAAAGTTACGAACAGCTACACGTACGACACGCTCAACCGGCTCACCAATCTTACTGCCAAATCAAGCGGCGGCACCGTGGCGAGTTTCGCTTACAAACTCGCCTTGGCTGGCAACCGCACGAATTTGACCGAGGCATTGAATGGCGTGAATCGCACCAATTCGTGGAGTTATGACGCGCGGTTTCGTTTGACCAACGAGACCATCACCGCGTCCGCCGCGCCCACCGGCACGATCAGCAGCAAGTATGACAGTGCTGGAAACCGGACGAACCGCACGAGCAGTGTTGCAGGAGTTGGAAGCCAAACTTTCAATTTCAACGCCAATGACCAAATCAGCACAGATGTCTATGACAGCAACGGAAACACACGAACCAACGGCGCAAATGTGTTCTTTTACGACGCCGAGAACCGGTTGACCAACGCCACGGTCGGGGGAACGAACATCACTGTCATTTATGATGGTGATGGCAACCGTGTCCGCAAAATCATCGGCACGACCACCAATTTTTATCTCGTGGACGACTTCAATCCGACCGGCTACGCCCAAGTGTTGGAGGAAAAGACGGGCACGAATCTGACTCGCATCTACACCTACGGCCTCACCCTTATCAGCCAGCGCGACACCGTGACCCGCTTCTTTGGTTACGACGGAAATGGCAACACCCGCTATCTCACCGACACAAGTGCCGCCATTTCCGATACGTATGTGTACGACGCCTATGGCGTCCTGGTTGCCAATTCAGGAACCAGCACAAACTTTTATCGTTATTCAGGTGAACAGTTTGACCCAAATCTGGGACTGTATTATTTGCGCGCCCGTTACATGAATCCTGATACAGGAAGATTCTGGACGCGGGATTCATTCGAGGGCAACCCGGAAGACCCGAAGTCGCTGCACCGCTACACCTACGGTGAAGGCGACCCTATCGATAACCGTGATCCAAGTGGGCACGATATTGGCGGTGTCCTGACTGCCATCAATATAAGCGGGATGTTGGCTGCAATGAGCTCTCCCGTAACGACGCGAGCAAGCGCAATCGTAGGTGGATCGGGTAGCGTGGGAACGTCACGGCCTCTTACTCAGGGAGAAATCACCCTTGCTCAATCGATGTTTGGCGGGAAAATTGATTACACGAAGGTGAATATCTATCACAAAAAGCAAAACCCACTCCATCCAAAGGAAACCTTGATAACGCCTGATGGAAATATCTACTCCAACCCGAAGGGAAACACCTACAGCACTGACTATTCTGCGGCGGCTCTTCCCAACCTCTCGCTTATAGTAACGAGCGAGTTGTTTATTCATGAAATGACACATGTCTGGCAATTTCAAACGGGTGTCCATGTGATGGCATCAGCGCTATACAGAAAATACGAGTACGATTACTCAAAATTAGGCACGATAAAGTTCACAGAATATGGGGTCGAGCAACAAGCAACCATTGTTGAAGATTATTTTCTTCTTAAAAATGGCTACACGAAAAACGACAAGAATGGCAAACCTGTGCAGATGCCTTCCCTTCAAACCTACCAGACAGTCACGTCGCCGTATTTCCCTTAACCATTATGAACAAGATATTCGCTATTTGCTGCGCGTTTCTATTATTTCAAGCAGGTTGCTATTTGGGAGACCGAGCCGCAACAACCCAAATGGTTTCGCTGAACTTTCCTGTGCCAGAGGGACAGACCAAGGCGAGCTTTTCTGTTAATGATTCCGAGGTTCAAGAGGCACTAAAGCTCATTGACAGTGTGTTGGTTTCCGCCGGATTTGTTCGCGAATCAATCCCTCCTGTCGCGAACCAGCAAGACCCTGTTGCCACCTACTCCAAATACAAAGGTACAGGTCCACGGCCAGTCGGCGGGCCGCGCGTATATTTTAGAGACGACCGATTGGATGTCGTTCTTGTGGAGGGGGGCAATCGGAATGCGCCTGTCAGTACAGCCACAAAAGAAATATGCAATTCGTTACAGAGAGAATTGAGCAGTCGCTATGGTGCAAAGAGAGTCCGGGTCGAACGCTAGGAAAGCAGGCCCAGTGAGTCTATCCAGTGGAAATGCGATTCATTCGGCTAACACAAGCTCTCCCGGCTTTTTACGTTGGGAGCTACGCCTATGGAAACTAGGCGTCCCATGAAAAACAAAATCATCTCCGTAGTCTCACTTGTCAGCCTCACGATTGGTATGGTAGTAGCCAGTGCTGGCTGTCATTCCACAGCAAC encodes:
- a CDS encoding RHS repeat-associated core domain-containing protein; the encoded protein is MKSIKLAAIGGLIFLCAILFYIPHRALGQLTISTPTFPTSNTIQLTLSGTQTNLLYNIQYTPALVSVPFSTIATGAQGQTVFNFTMGSSNANFFRAFGMTNASGPLIVSTPAFSPGGGAYSMPQNVIISCSTPLVSIYYTTNGATPTTSDIYIPSGGTVFLSSIVTLKAKAFRSGYVDSGVASATYQINSPPLVSAGPQQIITSASTTLQGYVTDDGLPTGHTLTKTWSKVSGPGTVTFGNASQTNTTATFGADGVYVLQLVGGDSQYNVTNNVTIAVNPTVSVSLNTPADGSIYTVPTNFTLSATAACGSGSVTQVAFYANSTLIGTSTTPPYLFDWKSVSAGTLALTAVAYTTDPANTGLASSPVTVTVNWPTNVGQVTFASTELQVPAAGLPITINRLYDTRFATNGSFGYNGKLDYEQVNIQTSGPLSTGWLGKRSGLTYYVADTAQHVVTVSLSPSEQYSFIPQIIFVLSGTSTINASQVPTCYNAYKVKLAFIPVGQGQLTVSGPSPSRVGMDDGLSGWTVPLTVTRYDSFGFPTSNYEPAFSDFTFTAPDGTKYNFDGNGNLSQHTDRNGNYLQYGYGGIVHSSGKQVLFDRDPTSGNVTAIYDPNSQDGFGGITGPAAVTYGYDALGNLTNVSRLVDRVATNYNTTAYAYTNASFSNNVTAITDPRGIVASRYEYDASGRLTKQYDAFGHFTIFSYDTVTHRQVVVDRLGNTTVQNFTASGLLASLQDAAGGVTAYAYDQQGRKIAQTNALGQVTTYSYDSNDNVTGVTTPIGSSSSATYNSFGEPLVAIDDLGNGTTNVYDVNGNLLLVTNALNIVTAYGYDSQGNTITETNALGLPEQVLVTNAYDQFGNLTNTTTLNVQLSVLNSVGYTYDANGNKLTQTTTRTASGSTQTILMQWNYDAANRITATVDTLNNTNFTVYNGIGKQAQTVDALNHTNLLYYDANGLLTNATYADGLSETIAYDAEQRIVASTDLCGRATTYTYDAVGHLIQTTYPDGSYVASSYDLAGQFKYSTMTTPSAGMLPSTTITTAKYGYDSAGRRIAMTNALYQVTRFAYDANGNQTNIVDALNHTNSLVYDALNRQSAMIYSDGTRESYGFDGLARKTAVTNQAGIVTLFGFDALGHLTAVTNNFGGAAQAVTKYVYDEVGNLVQQIDALNHTNLFDYDNLGRRTKQTLPGNQISLFSYDAVGNLIRETNFNGVVITNQYDALNRLTNKSSAGGYKITFAYSPTGQRTNMVDASGTNSYTYDSRGRLLTKITPQGTLTYTYDGYGNLATIQSSTAGGTLLSYGYDILNRLTNVVDRFTNSTVYNFDVVGNLQTVQLPNKVTNSYTYDTLNRLTNLTAKSSGGTVASFAYKLALAGNRTNLTEALNGVNRTNSWSYDARFRLTNETITASAAPTGTISSKYDSAGNRTNRTSSVAGVGSQTFNFNANDQISTDVYDSNGNTRTNGANVFFYDAENRLTNATVGGTNITVIYDGDGNRVRKIIGTTTNFYLVDDFNPTGYAQVLEEKTGTNLTRIYTYGLTLISQRDTVTRFFGYDGNGNTRYLTDTSAAISDTYVYDAYGVLVANSGTSTNFYRYSGEQFDPNLGLYYLRARYMNPDTGRFWTRDSFEGNPEDPKSLHRYTYGEGDPIDNRDPSGHDIGGVLTAINISGMLAAMSSPVTTRASAIVGGSGSVGTSRPLTQGEITLAQSMFGGKIDYTKVNIYHKKQNPLHPKETLITPDGNIYSNPKGNTYSTDYSAAALPNLSLIVTSELFIHEMTHVWQFQTGVHVMASALYRKYEYDYSKLGTIKFTEYGVEQQATIVEDYFLLKNGYTKNDKNGKPVQMPSLQTYQTVTSPYFP